The following are from one region of the Meiothermus sp. Pnk-1 genome:
- a CDS encoding YbfB/YjiJ family MFS transporter, with translation MSLFRMALGLALGPAVALGFARFAYALVLPAMREDLHWSYAQAGGMNTANALGYLLGSLLANPAMRRWGYRATFLGSLALTALALLCSGVGENYFGLVALRLLAGVSGALVFVSGGALAAHLASRDPSRSALVLGVYFGGVGLGILASGVFLPVLLEDRPGAWPWAWVALGLLSGVGVGGAYLAARRVEVPPPALAGSQGGSLGSLLPTAVAYFLFALGYIVYTTFVIAFVRAELGALEVTLFWSVLGIAVMAGGRIWGERIQKSRDGSALSLVLFTISAGAALPLLSRAFLPMLGSALLFGSFLSVVTAITALLRRALPPAQWGYGIAVFTVIFAAGQSLGPWLAGLLTDALGGLQAGFAASVGVLVLGGLVARLQRPT, from the coding sequence GTGAGCCTGTTCCGTATGGCTTTGGGCCTGGCCCTGGGGCCGGCGGTGGCGCTGGGTTTCGCCCGCTTTGCCTACGCGTTGGTGCTCCCGGCCATGCGCGAGGATCTGCACTGGTCCTACGCTCAGGCCGGGGGGATGAACACCGCCAACGCCCTGGGCTACCTGCTGGGCTCGCTCCTGGCGAACCCGGCCATGCGGCGCTGGGGCTACCGGGCCACTTTCCTGGGTTCGCTGGCCCTCACCGCCTTGGCCCTCCTTTGCTCCGGCGTTGGCGAGAACTACTTCGGGTTGGTGGCGCTGCGGCTTCTGGCCGGGGTGAGCGGGGCGCTGGTCTTCGTCTCGGGTGGGGCCTTGGCCGCGCACCTGGCCTCGCGTGACCCCAGCCGCTCAGCGTTGGTGCTGGGGGTGTACTTTGGCGGGGTGGGCTTGGGCATCCTGGCCTCGGGGGTTTTCCTGCCGGTGCTGCTCGAGGATCGCCCAGGGGCCTGGCCGTGGGCTTGGGTGGCCTTGGGGTTGCTCTCGGGGGTGGGTGTCGGGGGGGCATACCTGGCCGCCCGGCGGGTCGAGGTACCCCCACCCGCCCTCGCGGGCAGCCAGGGCGGGAGCTTGGGGAGCTTACTGCCCACCGCTGTAGCTTATTTCCTCTTCGCGCTCGGGTACATCGTCTATACAACTTTTGTGATCGCTTTTGTCCGCGCTGAGTTGGGCGCCCTCGAGGTGACCCTCTTCTGGTCGGTGTTGGGGATAGCGGTGATGGCGGGCGGGAGGATATGGGGCGAGCGTATCCAGAAGAGCCGCGACGGGAGCGCGCTTAGCCTGGTCCTGTTCACGATAAGCGCTGGGGCGGCGCTCCCCTTGCTCTCCAGGGCTTTCTTGCCGATGCTGGGCTCGGCTTTGCTGTTCGGCTCGTTTTTGTCGGTGGTTACGGCCATCACCGCCTTGCTGCGCCGGGCCTTGCCTCCTGCGCAGTGGGGTTACGGGATCGCGGTTTTCACGGTGATCTTTGCGGCGGGGCAGAGTCTGGGGCCGTGGCTTGCGGGGCTTCTCACCGATGCTTTGGGGGGCTTGCAAGCGGGGTTTGCGGCCTCGGTGGGGGTGTTGGTGCTAGGGGGGTTGGTCGCCCGGCTGCAACGGCCGACCTGA